The following are encoded together in the Kribbella voronezhensis genome:
- a CDS encoding carbohydrate ABC transporter permease translates to MAVLQTERPVRRPPARTSHRRQFTGRTALVLLAFMLPAIVFVALFTYYPLLNGIQMAFRNYNLNDLSDTSWVGLKNFRTLLHDDMFRGTVKNSVVWVVGSLVPQFLIGFAMALWLRRKFRFRGTYQALVFFPWAVSGFLIGILFRWMFNGEFGVVNDLLMKAHLIDTPVPWLADAKYAMVAVIVANVWYGVTFFAIMILAALQSVPDELYEAAAIDGAGKVRTLFGITIPSIRTTLALTVLLRVIWIFNSPELIFGMTGGGPANATHTVTSYMIQVTQEGDYGRASAMGVMVVFVLILFAIFYLLAIRPRTPRTTARKVAG, encoded by the coding sequence ATGGCTGTCCTCCAAACAGAGCGGCCGGTCCGCCGGCCGCCCGCCCGGACAAGTCACCGACGGCAGTTCACCGGCCGTACTGCGTTGGTCCTGCTCGCCTTCATGCTGCCCGCGATCGTGTTCGTGGCGCTGTTCACCTACTACCCGTTGCTGAACGGCATCCAGATGGCGTTCCGCAACTACAACCTGAACGACCTGTCGGACACCTCCTGGGTGGGCCTGAAGAACTTCCGCACCTTGCTGCACGACGACATGTTCCGCGGCACGGTGAAGAACTCGGTCGTCTGGGTGGTCGGTTCGCTGGTGCCGCAGTTCCTGATCGGCTTCGCGATGGCGCTCTGGTTGCGGCGCAAGTTCAGGTTCCGCGGCACCTACCAGGCACTGGTGTTCTTTCCCTGGGCGGTCTCCGGCTTCCTGATCGGCATCCTGTTCCGCTGGATGTTCAACGGTGAGTTCGGCGTGGTCAACGACCTGCTGATGAAGGCGCACCTGATCGACACCCCGGTGCCGTGGCTGGCCGACGCGAAGTACGCGATGGTCGCGGTGATCGTCGCGAACGTCTGGTACGGCGTGACGTTCTTCGCGATCATGATCCTGGCCGCGCTCCAGTCGGTGCCGGACGAGCTGTACGAGGCGGCCGCGATCGACGGCGCGGGCAAGGTGCGCACCCTGTTCGGTATCACCATCCCGTCGATCCGGACCACGCTCGCCCTGACGGTCCTGCTCCGGGTGATCTGGATCTTCAACTCGCCCGAGTTGATCTTCGGGATGACCGGTGGTGGCCCGGCGAACGCGACCCATACGGTCACGTCGTACATGATCCAGGTCACCCAGGAGGGCGACTACGGCCGCGCCTCGGCGATGGGGGTGATGGTGGTGTTCGTGCTGATCCTGTTCGCGATCTTCTACCTGCTCGCGATCCGGCCCAGAACACCCCGTACTACGGCACGAAAGGTGGCCGGATGA
- a CDS encoding carbohydrate ABC transporter permease, with amino-acid sequence MIRSETLAGRIARFGGLGICLLFTVFPLYWILVTSFKAPGTIFAYPLKYWPGDFSLDNYRGLFSQSNFAVFLVNSLIVSTVAAALSTVISLLSAYVLARFEFVSKGAVMGAFLVTQMIPGFIALGSLYILMTKLYLVDSRWGLVLVYVAVSIPLCTVMLRGFFENVPASLEEAAMVDGCSRLSALFRVLVPVMTPGLAASYIFNFVNCWNELFLSVTLLNSDNNKTIPAALNGFISSYNIDWGSMSAAAVLSIVPTMVLFAFASRYIVEGLTAGAVKE; translated from the coding sequence ATGATCCGCTCCGAAACCCTGGCCGGCCGGATCGCGAGGTTCGGCGGCCTCGGGATCTGCCTGCTGTTCACCGTGTTCCCGCTCTACTGGATCCTGGTCACGTCGTTCAAGGCTCCGGGCACGATCTTCGCCTACCCGCTGAAGTACTGGCCGGGTGACTTCTCACTGGACAACTACCGCGGGCTCTTCAGCCAGTCGAACTTCGCGGTCTTCCTGGTCAACAGCCTGATCGTCTCGACGGTGGCGGCGGCACTGTCGACAGTGATCTCGTTGCTCTCGGCGTACGTGCTGGCGCGGTTCGAGTTCGTCTCCAAGGGCGCGGTCATGGGCGCGTTCCTGGTCACCCAGATGATCCCTGGTTTCATCGCCCTGGGGTCGCTCTACATCCTGATGACGAAGCTGTACCTGGTCGACAGCAGGTGGGGTCTGGTGCTCGTCTACGTCGCGGTCTCGATCCCGCTCTGCACGGTGATGTTGCGCGGGTTCTTCGAGAACGTGCCGGCCTCGCTGGAGGAGGCCGCGATGGTGGACGGCTGCTCGCGGCTGTCGGCGCTGTTCCGGGTGCTGGTCCCGGTGATGACGCCGGGTTTGGCCGCGTCGTACATCTTCAACTTCGTGAACTGCTGGAACGAACTGTTCCTGTCGGTCACCCTGCTGAACAGCGACAACAACAAGACGATCCCGGCCGCCCTGAACGGCTTCATCAGCAGCTACAACATCGACTGGGGTTCGATGTCGGCGGCCGCGGTCCTGTCCATCGTCCCCACCATGGTCCTGTTCGCCTTCGCCAGTCGCTACATCGTCGAAGGCCTCACCGCCGGCGCCGTGAAGGAGTGA
- a CDS encoding lipoate--protein ligase family protein — protein MTGVRLYSGGSAGGDEAMQLAVAHALVRRASSGELTEALRIYRPAAPVVVFGRRDTRLPGFQAAVRAARSAGFEPLVRAVGGRPVAYTSEALVVDHVKHEPLAPDGLETRFQYYGSLYADVLRELGIHARVGAVPGEYCPGAHSVNARGVVKLVGTGQRVVRNAWLFSTLVVVGGDDLLRPLLTDIYHRLDLPFDAASVGSLSTELPGLTVATVEHCILTAYNAEGSAPLEDATLQLAATLAPDHAAESAN, from the coding sequence GTGACCGGGGTACGGCTCTACTCGGGCGGGTCGGCCGGCGGCGACGAAGCGATGCAGCTGGCTGTGGCGCATGCGCTGGTCCGGCGCGCCTCGAGCGGTGAGCTGACGGAGGCGTTGCGCATCTATCGGCCGGCCGCGCCCGTGGTCGTCTTCGGCCGACGGGACACACGGCTCCCCGGCTTCCAAGCCGCAGTACGGGCTGCTCGTTCAGCGGGTTTCGAGCCGCTGGTGCGAGCGGTCGGTGGGCGTCCGGTCGCCTACACGTCCGAGGCGCTGGTGGTCGACCACGTCAAACACGAGCCGCTGGCGCCCGACGGCCTCGAAACGCGCTTCCAGTACTACGGTTCGCTGTATGCCGATGTCCTGCGAGAGCTCGGCATCCACGCACGAGTCGGCGCAGTACCGGGTGAATACTGCCCGGGCGCCCACAGCGTCAACGCCCGCGGCGTCGTCAAGCTCGTCGGCACCGGCCAACGCGTGGTACGCAACGCCTGGCTCTTCAGCACTCTCGTTGTGGTCGGCGGCGACGACCTCCTCCGCCCCCTCCTGACCGACATCTACCACCGCCTCGACCTCCCTTTCGACGCAGCCTCGGTCGGCTCCTTGTCGACAGAACTCCCCGGCCTGACCGTCGCCACCGTCGAACACTGCATCCTCACCGCCTACAACGCAGAAGGCTCCGCACCACTGGAGGACGCAACCCTTCAACTGGCCGCCACCCTGGCCCCCGACCACGCAGCTGAGAGCGCCAACTAG
- a CDS encoding SDR family NAD(P)-dependent oxidoreductase has product MATALITGPTAGIGRAFADKLAAEGYDLVLVARDEARLKEVATELTQLHGVTCEVLAADLTEPEQLARVEQRFGTGPIEVLVNNAGFGQKKPFWANPIEVEEKQLDLLVRVVLRLTHAAVLPMIERGSGAVINVSSVAGFLQRGSYSAHKSWVTNFTAGLAIELHSKGVAVMALCPGFVHTEFHERMGMDKTIIPSFLWLDATDLVDEAWSDLMRGKAISIPSRRYKLIAAAARYTPRTLIARLSTVGLDGRRRA; this is encoded by the coding sequence GTGGCGACAGCGCTCATCACTGGACCTACTGCGGGAATCGGCCGGGCCTTTGCGGACAAGTTGGCGGCTGAGGGGTACGACCTGGTCCTGGTCGCGCGGGACGAGGCGCGGCTGAAGGAGGTCGCCACGGAGCTCACCCAGTTGCACGGGGTGACTTGTGAGGTGCTGGCGGCGGATCTGACGGAGCCCGAGCAACTCGCCCGCGTCGAGCAGCGGTTCGGCACCGGGCCGATCGAAGTACTGGTGAACAACGCCGGCTTCGGGCAGAAGAAGCCGTTCTGGGCGAACCCGATCGAGGTCGAGGAGAAGCAGCTCGATCTCCTGGTCCGCGTGGTACTGCGGCTCACCCACGCCGCCGTACTGCCGATGATCGAACGCGGCTCCGGTGCGGTGATCAACGTGTCGTCGGTCGCGGGCTTCCTCCAGCGTGGCAGCTACAGCGCGCACAAGTCGTGGGTTACGAACTTCACCGCCGGGTTGGCGATCGAGCTGCACTCCAAGGGCGTCGCCGTGATGGCGCTCTGCCCCGGCTTCGTCCACACCGAGTTCCACGAGCGGATGGGAATGGACAAGACGATCATCCCGTCCTTCCTGTGGCTGGACGCGACCGACCTGGTCGACGAGGCCTGGTCCGACCTGATGCGCGGCAAGGCGATCTCCATCCCCAGCCGCCGCTACAAACTCATCGCCGCCGCCGCCCGCTACACCCCCCGAACCCTGATAGCCCGCCTCTCCACCGTCGGCCTGGACGGCCGCCGCCGAGCCTGA
- a CDS encoding XRE family transcriptional regulator, translated as MSRKEPSAGTVAGEPAPAGTDSIQDAPVADVAGLLRRFRVRSGLSQEALAEVSGLSVAAIRTLEGGRRRSPRPETITALTNALHLSDTEGRLLELAARRPLVADQNGVPRELPAAIADFTGRDRQLDELLRLLRDPYVVAPSIVVSAVSGMGGIGKTTLAVQAGRLAADEFPDGQLYVNLRGGTGQPLHPRDALGQLLRSLGVRPGGDTDDVQVLARRFRTALAGRRALIVLDDAAGVSQVEPLLPGAAGVAVVITSRQRLSVLPGVQHLDLGVLTEDEALRLLGAVVGPGLITGDRVAARKVVQHCGCLPLAIRIAGGQCRRTPAGLRDLAHRLADDRLAALTDVHRSLSLSLTALAASNGLDIAAAKAFPMLTLFEGDHFPHRAAAKVLNTSLATAETLLERLVDVNLLQTPAPRQYKFHDLVRDLGRSMAHAELTEPELSDLRLRELRCYLGMLWRYAELTSKLDPYQAFATPSWSADAAELSDHPRILTWLDAELQNLVRLIRAAVKGGDDEQLLAVQLALGMPHLAGRLLRFAEASEALTAVATSSIEMDVRYEQGLHYWTGHLRADLGFEAEGIEWLRSALTMARRINEPYQLAATLLDLNYCLVRVGQAAEATLLIEEAREPVIESGLEWLEVAADIAVGTLAGVAGELELQRQVFKRVVELLPTRYSPSVVIIHLYTIAQSFLDSGQSAEAAAVLADALARSREGKTVAIEADLLYELGRSFAAVTDWERAVQAFVDGAEVAAQFPAEQKEAGLLHQLGGALERLGKHLEAVEAWERALLLYERVADPKAAEVRGLLGGGS; from the coding sequence ATGAGCAGAAAAGAACCTTCGGCCGGCACTGTCGCGGGCGAACCAGCACCCGCCGGGACAGATTCGATCCAGGATGCACCAGTGGCGGATGTCGCGGGGCTGCTACGCCGCTTCCGGGTCCGGTCCGGCCTCTCACAAGAGGCGCTGGCCGAGGTCTCGGGCTTGAGCGTCGCAGCGATCCGCACCCTAGAAGGGGGCCGCCGACGATCTCCCCGACCCGAGACGATCACGGCTCTGACCAATGCCCTCCACCTTTCGGACACCGAGGGCCGGTTGCTGGAACTCGCTGCGCGCCGGCCCCTGGTGGCCGATCAGAACGGCGTACCACGCGAACTCCCAGCCGCCATCGCCGATTTCACCGGACGTGACCGGCAACTCGACGAACTGCTGCGACTCTTACGAGACCCGTACGTCGTTGCTCCGAGCATCGTTGTATCGGCTGTGTCAGGGATGGGTGGGATCGGCAAGACGACTCTCGCCGTCCAGGCCGGTCGATTGGCCGCCGACGAATTTCCGGACGGTCAGCTCTATGTCAACCTTCGCGGCGGTACGGGTCAGCCGCTCCATCCGCGGGATGCGCTTGGTCAGCTACTGCGATCGCTGGGCGTGCGGCCCGGCGGCGACACCGACGACGTTCAGGTGCTGGCACGGCGATTCCGAACGGCTCTGGCCGGTCGGCGGGCACTGATCGTCCTGGACGACGCCGCGGGAGTCAGTCAGGTTGAGCCTCTGCTCCCCGGAGCCGCCGGCGTCGCGGTCGTCATCACCAGCCGCCAGCGATTGTCGGTTCTGCCGGGTGTTCAGCACCTGGATCTCGGAGTACTCACGGAGGATGAGGCTCTCCGCCTGCTCGGCGCTGTCGTTGGACCGGGCCTGATAACGGGTGATCGTGTCGCCGCTCGCAAGGTGGTGCAACACTGCGGCTGTCTGCCGCTCGCCATCCGCATCGCCGGCGGCCAATGCCGACGAACCCCAGCAGGGCTCCGGGACCTGGCCCACCGGCTTGCCGACGACCGCCTCGCGGCGTTGACCGACGTCCACCGCAGCCTGAGTCTTTCTCTGACTGCACTTGCCGCCAGCAACGGGCTGGACATCGCAGCCGCCAAGGCTTTCCCGATGCTGACTCTGTTTGAGGGCGACCACTTCCCGCACCGCGCAGCAGCAAAGGTCCTGAACACCTCCCTGGCTACCGCTGAGACGCTGCTGGAACGCCTGGTCGACGTCAACCTCCTGCAGACTCCGGCACCCCGCCAATACAAGTTCCACGACTTGGTCCGAGACCTCGGCCGCTCAATGGCCCACGCCGAACTCACCGAACCTGAGTTGTCCGATCTGCGACTGCGCGAACTGCGTTGCTATCTCGGCATGTTGTGGCGGTACGCGGAACTGACCAGCAAGCTCGATCCGTACCAGGCCTTCGCCACTCCGTCGTGGTCAGCCGATGCTGCCGAACTCTCGGACCACCCCCGCATCCTTACGTGGCTGGATGCAGAACTACAGAACTTGGTACGCCTGATCCGTGCCGCGGTGAAGGGAGGCGACGACGAACAACTTCTCGCCGTGCAATTGGCTCTCGGCATGCCCCACCTGGCGGGGAGGCTACTACGTTTTGCGGAGGCTTCTGAGGCGTTGACGGCGGTGGCGACTTCCTCGATCGAGATGGATGTCCGTTACGAACAGGGTCTCCACTACTGGACGGGACACCTGCGGGCGGACCTTGGGTTCGAAGCGGAAGGAATCGAATGGCTGCGCTCCGCGCTGACTATGGCTCGCCGGATCAATGAGCCGTATCAACTGGCCGCGACGCTCCTCGACCTGAATTACTGCTTGGTCCGGGTGGGACAGGCAGCTGAGGCAACGCTCCTCATCGAGGAAGCGAGAGAGCCTGTGATCGAGTCGGGTCTCGAGTGGCTCGAGGTTGCCGCTGACATCGCCGTCGGAACTCTGGCTGGCGTTGCGGGCGAACTCGAGCTGCAACGGCAGGTCTTCAAGCGGGTAGTCGAGCTGCTCCCGACTCGGTACTCACCCAGTGTGGTGATCATCCACCTGTACACGATCGCCCAATCCTTCCTCGACAGTGGGCAAAGTGCTGAGGCTGCAGCCGTTCTCGCCGATGCTCTGGCCCGGTCCCGGGAGGGCAAGACGGTAGCCATCGAAGCGGACCTTCTCTACGAGCTAGGTCGGAGCTTCGCTGCAGTGACGGATTGGGAAAGGGCGGTCCAGGCGTTTGTGGATGGGGCGGAGGTGGCGGCGCAGTTTCCGGCTGAGCAGAAGGAGGCTGGGCTGCTGCATCAGCTCGGGGGTGCGCTGGAGCGGTTGGGGAAACACCTCGAAGCCGTGGAAGCGTGGGAGCGGGCGTTGCTGTTGTATGAGCGGGTGGCCGATCCGAAGGCGGCTGAAGTGCGTGGCTTGCTCGGTGGGGGAAGTTGA
- a CDS encoding SDR family oxidoreductase, with the protein MSIVITGATGHLGRLVIADLLAAGVPADEITAVARSKEKAADLAEQGIHVLEADYDRPETFEGAFDAADRVLLISASEAGRRVPQHQAVIDAAKAAGVAQLAYTGIFGGPKADFLLAADHRTTEQLILDSGLPYTFLRNNWYTEMLTGGLAGVVEHGAVVNGVAPDSTLATATRADYAAAAAVAVSTDGHLNKAYELSGDTAWTFGDFVAEVTRQTGKPVVHQTISHDENLARLVGYGIPEGFAEILADVDDAISRGALSGTPGDLSRLIGRPTTPLADTIAAELAAS; encoded by the coding sequence ATGAGCATCGTCATCACCGGCGCGACCGGACACCTCGGCCGCCTCGTCATCGCCGACCTGCTGGCCGCCGGCGTCCCCGCCGACGAGATCACGGCCGTTGCCCGGAGCAAGGAAAAGGCAGCGGACCTGGCCGAGCAGGGCATTCACGTGCTCGAGGCCGACTACGACCGGCCGGAGACGTTCGAGGGCGCGTTCGACGCCGCGGACCGGGTGCTGCTGATCTCCGCGAGCGAGGCCGGCCGGCGAGTTCCCCAGCACCAGGCCGTGATCGACGCGGCGAAGGCGGCGGGTGTCGCGCAACTCGCGTACACGGGGATCTTCGGCGGCCCGAAGGCCGACTTCCTGCTGGCGGCGGACCACCGGACGACCGAGCAGCTGATCCTCGACTCCGGTCTGCCCTACACGTTCCTGCGCAACAACTGGTACACCGAGATGCTGACCGGCGGGCTCGCCGGCGTCGTCGAGCATGGCGCGGTCGTCAATGGCGTCGCACCGGACAGCACCCTCGCGACGGCGACACGGGCCGACTACGCGGCAGCGGCGGCCGTTGCCGTGAGCACCGATGGTCATCTGAACAAGGCTTACGAGCTCAGTGGCGACACGGCCTGGACCTTCGGCGATTTCGTCGCCGAGGTCACCCGGCAGACCGGCAAGCCGGTCGTGCACCAGACGATCAGCCACGACGAGAACCTCGCCCGCCTGGTCGGCTACGGCATCCCCGAGGGCTTCGCGGAGATCCTCGCAGACGTGGACGACGCCATCAGCCGCGGCGCCCTGTCCGGTACGCCGGGCGACCTGTCCCGCCTGATCGGCCGCCCGACGACCCCGCTGGCCGACACCATCGCCGCCGAGCTCGCCGCGAGCTGA
- a CDS encoding winged helix-turn-helix transcriptional regulator has product MTELLIPDVNRVNCPSRAILEHVTSRWGVLVLAALGERSYRFSELRRHVGGVSEKMLAQTLQALERDGFVLRDAKPVIPPRVDYSLTPLGREAAEQVSSLARWVEHRVPEVQAARVAYDEAKA; this is encoded by the coding sequence ATGACCGAGCTGCTGATCCCCGACGTGAATCGCGTCAACTGCCCGTCGCGCGCGATCCTCGAGCACGTCACCAGCCGCTGGGGTGTCCTGGTCCTCGCGGCCCTCGGCGAGCGCTCGTACCGGTTCAGCGAGCTCCGCCGTCACGTCGGGGGCGTGAGCGAGAAGATGCTCGCCCAGACCCTCCAGGCCCTGGAGCGGGACGGTTTCGTACTACGGGACGCCAAGCCGGTCATCCCGCCCCGCGTCGACTACTCCCTGACGCCGCTGGGCCGAGAAGCCGCCGAGCAGGTCTCCAGCCTCGCCCGCTGGGTCGAGCACAGGGTCCCCGAGGTGCAGGCCGCCCGCGTCGCGTACGACGAAGCCAAGGCCTGA
- a CDS encoding SigE family RNA polymerase sigma factor, producing the protein MRAQDERHYVEYVTARLPELRRLAGSLCKDAHRADDVVQNAITKLYVHWHRARTADNLDAYVRTIVVRTFLNDQRLRWSRVRLTEELTELPAQQPREVETRLVIAEALRRLPPKLRAVLVLRFLYDLSVRDAATTLGCSENTVKSQTARGLAVLRQSLGDRVDLKPQAGKGVAQ; encoded by the coding sequence GTGCGGGCGCAGGACGAGCGGCACTACGTCGAGTACGTGACCGCGCGACTGCCTGAGCTGCGCCGCCTCGCCGGGTCGCTCTGCAAGGACGCGCACCGGGCCGACGACGTCGTACAGAACGCGATCACCAAGCTCTACGTGCATTGGCATCGCGCCCGGACTGCCGACAACCTCGACGCCTACGTACGAACCATCGTCGTCCGCACGTTCCTCAACGACCAGCGACTGCGCTGGTCGCGGGTCCGGCTCACCGAGGAGCTCACCGAGCTGCCCGCGCAGCAGCCACGCGAGGTCGAGACCCGCCTGGTGATCGCGGAAGCCCTTCGCCGGCTGCCTCCGAAGCTGCGCGCGGTACTGGTACTGCGCTTTCTCTACGACCTGTCCGTCCGCGACGCCGCCACCACCCTCGGCTGTTCGGAGAACACCGTGAAGAGCCAGACCGCCCGAGGCCTCGCCGTACTGCGGCAGTCGCTCGGCGATCGCGTAGACCTCAAACCTCAAGCAGGGAAGGGAGTAGCACAGTGA
- a CDS encoding glycosyltransferase: protein MSVQLSVVVPARDGDARLPATLRGLLSHLQQQEQAWEVLVVDAGSSDQVARAVAVLGDDRVRLIRRPVSRGKGHAARVGVLASRGARVLMCDAGSPTPLEELPRLHDALEGGASVAIGSRQPPSPVRKHPLREWCGRIGTGLIQLVTLPGIQDASTGFKLYDGPRARLVFQRARLDGSSDAEVLHLFRRLGLQVVEVPVRWSDHLGSN from the coding sequence GTGAGCGTTCAGTTGAGTGTCGTCGTCCCCGCGCGTGACGGGGACGCGCGGTTGCCGGCGACCTTGCGCGGCCTCTTGAGCCACTTGCAGCAGCAGGAGCAGGCCTGGGAGGTCCTCGTCGTCGACGCCGGCTCGTCCGATCAGGTCGCCCGCGCGGTGGCGGTGCTCGGGGACGACCGCGTGCGGCTGATCCGGCGGCCGGTCAGCCGCGGCAAGGGGCACGCGGCGCGGGTCGGAGTACTGGCTTCTCGCGGTGCACGAGTGCTGATGTGTGACGCGGGTAGCCCGACGCCTCTCGAGGAGTTGCCGCGGTTGCACGATGCGCTCGAAGGTGGCGCGAGTGTCGCGATCGGGTCGCGTCAGCCGCCTTCGCCGGTGCGGAAGCATCCACTGCGCGAGTGGTGCGGCCGAATCGGAACCGGCCTGATCCAGCTCGTCACGCTGCCGGGCATCCAGGACGCCAGCACCGGATTCAAGCTGTACGACGGTCCGCGGGCCCGGCTGGTCTTCCAGCGGGCCAGACTGGACGGCAGTTCGGACGCCGAAGTACTCCACCTGTTCCGCCGGCTCGGGCTGCAGGTCGTCGAGGTCCCGGTGCGCTGGTCCGATCACCTCGGCTCGAACTGA
- a CDS encoding LysR family transcriptional regulator produces MIEVRRLRVLRALADHGTVTAAAEVLHLTPSAVSQQLAALESEVGQELLERRGRRVAITSAGRLLLSHADTILTDVERAEDAMRLYAEGATGELRIAAFATAINLLVAPSLARLRTTTPGLRLVVRDAEGHQGITQLLDGEVELAVAVEHRGSLRSDDHRLTRIPLYAEPFVALLPAGHPAAADAAVDLAKLADDDWIMTSIGNPIRDVVLLACEQAGFAPRIAHHSDDFSAVAALAAAGAGVSLVPQLALPHPGTAVLRPLAPPTPTRRVYAATRTGRADHPLIKATISALSETATALPLPTTR; encoded by the coding sequence GTGATCGAAGTCCGAAGGTTGCGGGTGCTCCGCGCACTTGCTGATCACGGCACCGTGACGGCGGCCGCCGAGGTGCTGCACCTGACCCCGTCGGCCGTCTCCCAGCAACTGGCCGCGCTGGAGTCCGAGGTCGGCCAGGAGCTGCTGGAACGCCGCGGCCGCCGGGTCGCGATCACCTCGGCCGGACGCCTCCTGCTCAGCCACGCCGACACCATCCTCACCGACGTCGAACGGGCCGAGGACGCGATGCGCCTGTACGCCGAGGGCGCTACCGGCGAGCTCCGGATCGCCGCCTTCGCGACCGCGATCAACCTCCTGGTCGCCCCGTCGCTGGCCCGGCTCCGGACGACCACGCCCGGCCTGCGCCTCGTAGTACGCGATGCCGAAGGCCATCAGGGCATCACCCAATTGCTCGACGGCGAGGTGGAGCTGGCCGTCGCCGTCGAGCACCGCGGTTCGCTCCGCTCCGACGACCACCGGCTGACCCGGATCCCCTTGTACGCCGAGCCTTTCGTGGCCCTGCTTCCGGCCGGGCATCCGGCCGCCGCGGACGCCGCGGTCGACCTCGCGAAGCTGGCCGACGACGACTGGATCATGACCTCGATCGGCAACCCGATCCGCGACGTCGTCCTGCTCGCCTGCGAACAGGCGGGCTTCGCGCCCCGCATCGCCCACCACTCCGACGACTTCAGCGCCGTGGCCGCGTTGGCAGCCGCGGGCGCGGGCGTCTCGCTTGTCCCCCAACTGGCCCTCCCCCACCCCGGCACCGCCGTACTGCGTCCGCTCGCGCCACCCACTCCCACTCGGCGCGTCTACGCCGCAACCCGCACCGGCCGCGCCGACCATCCGTTGATCAAGGCAACCATCAGCGCCCTGTCCGAGACGGCCACCGCGCTCCCGCTGCCCACCACGAGGTGA
- a CDS encoding LysR family transcriptional regulator: MELRQLKSFVVVAEELNVGRAAIRLHLTQPSLSRQIAALEHDLGVELFARVKRRFVLTAAGAAFLADAQELLRRADEAVRTAQRTHRGELGTLRLRFVQSATFEALPRLLGAFRAAYPEVVLDLETMTTLRQADALRDGRIDVGLLRLPAAEPGLSSRVVSHDPLVVALPAGHRLAKRKRIGLADLAEETFVLYTQASGPSVHETIVGYCRAAGFVPRIVQEGADVQTIVALVAAGLGVSLLIAPTPPIDPEAVVYRKLSDDLPPWQLSVAWSPDNHSPVLERFLQLV, encoded by the coding sequence ATGGAGCTTCGCCAGCTGAAGTCGTTCGTCGTGGTTGCCGAGGAGCTGAACGTGGGACGCGCCGCGATCCGGCTGCATCTCACCCAGCCGTCGCTGAGCCGGCAGATCGCGGCCCTCGAGCACGACCTGGGTGTCGAACTGTTCGCCCGGGTGAAGCGGCGCTTCGTACTGACTGCCGCCGGTGCGGCCTTTCTCGCCGATGCGCAGGAGTTGCTGCGGCGGGCGGACGAAGCGGTTCGTACTGCGCAACGGACCCACCGCGGGGAGTTGGGGACGCTGCGGTTGCGGTTCGTCCAGTCGGCCACCTTCGAGGCGCTGCCGCGGTTGCTCGGGGCGTTCCGTGCGGCGTACCCGGAGGTCGTGCTCGATCTGGAGACGATGACGACGTTGCGCCAGGCGGATGCCTTGCGGGACGGGCGGATCGATGTCGGGCTGCTCCGGTTGCCGGCGGCCGAGCCCGGGCTTTCGTCGCGGGTGGTGTCGCACGATCCGTTGGTGGTGGCGCTGCCCGCGGGACATCGGCTCGCGAAGCGGAAGCGGATCGGCCTGGCCGACCTGGCCGAGGAGACCTTCGTGCTCTACACCCAGGCGAGCGGGCCGTCGGTGCACGAGACGATCGTCGGGTACTGCCGGGCCGCCGGGTTCGTGCCGCGGATCGTGCAGGAGGGCGCCGACGTCCAGACGATCGTGGCGCTGGTCGCCGCCGGGCTCGGGGTGTCGCTGCTGATCGCGCCGACACCGCCGATCGACCCGGAAGCCGTCGTCTACCGCAAGTTGTCCGACGACCTACCGCCCTGGCAACTCTCCGTAGCCTGGTCGCCGGACAACCATTCACCGGTCCTGGAGCGCTTCCTCCAGCTGGTCTGA